A single genomic interval of Gouania willdenowi chromosome 22, fGouWil2.1, whole genome shotgun sequence harbors:
- the zbtb42 gene encoding zinc finger and BTB domain-containing protein 18.2 isoform X1: protein MGYEGRMEFPDHSRQLLQCLSQQRHQGFLCDCTVLVGEARFKAHRAVLASCSMYFHLFYRDQLDKRDVVHLNNDIVTAPAFSLLLEFMYEGKLEFSTLPVEDVLAAASYLHMYDIVKVCKGKLKDKELSSLDERMEDSFGLGCLDKENSLDSELHSKQVIRRLPHTLSQGFIKAPPPDEFDMDKSEVRLSITDCDRSALSRQKANGHSGRSPDLVGVNYVSAEAEPCIQTAGKTKADVSSSTILLSQRSRASDDMDCALDLSFKPLSSRDPLHPSYVSGQLALDSQQQGTEPLVKDEHDLLSEQEDSEPMSPESKRFGNSARSSVVTGFAALFPGNNGTTAALLSQEEDLMDEEGEGVSGREADGRGRLLGDSEEEEEDDLACSDISTSSGVLLPPGQQVCVCPLCSKVFPSPHVLQVHLSSHFREKDGARSKLSPDGSVPTCMQCNKTFSCMYTLKRHERTHSGEKPYTCGQCGKSFQYSHNLSRHAVVHTREKPHACKWCERRFTQSGDLYRHIRKFHCGLVKTLSIG from the exons ATGG GTTATGAAGGAAGAATGGAGTTCCCAGACCATAGCCGCCAGTTGCTGCAGTGTCTGAGTCAGCAGCGCCACCAAGGTTTCCTGTGTGACTGCACTGTTCTCGTTGGGGAGGCTCGGTTTAAAGCGCACAGAGCCGTGCTGGCCTCCTGCAGCATGTACTTCCATCTCTTCTACAGAGACCAGCTAGACAAAAGGGACGTTGTGCATCTCAACAATGACATTGTGACAGCCCCGGCTTTCAGTCTGCTCCTTGAATTCATGTATGAGGGGAAGTTGGAGTTCAGCACTCTGCCGGTGGAGGATGTCCTCGCGGCGGCCAGTTATCTCCACATGTATGACATAGTGAAAGTGTGCAAAGGTAAACTGAAGGATAAAGAGTTGTCCTCCCTGGATGAAAGGATGGAAGACAGTTTTGGACTTGGCTGTCTGGACAAGGAGAATTCCTTGGATAGCGAGCTGCACAGTAAGCAGGTCATCCGGCGACTGCCCCACACACTGTCTCAGGGGTTTATCAAGGCCCCCCCTCCAGATGAGTTTGACATGGACAAAAGCGAAGTCAGGCTGTCTATCACAGATTGTGATAGGTCTGCGCTGAGCAGGCAGAAGGCAAACGGTCACTCTGGCAGGTCCCCGGACCTTGTAGGTGTCAATTATGTGTCAGCAGAGGCCGAGCCCTGCATCCAAACAGCTGGAAAAACAAAAGCTGATGTCAGTAGTTCCACCATATTGCTGTCCCAGAGGTCCCGGGCTTCGGATGACATGGACTGTGCTCTGGATTTGTCTTTCAAGCCTCTGTCTAGCAGAGATCCCTTACACCCCTCCTACGTCTCGGGACAGCTGGCCCTCGACAGCCAGCAGCAGGGCACTGAGCCACTTGTTAAAGACGAACACGACTTGCTGTCAGAGCAGGAGGACAGTGAGCCGATGAGCCCTGAGAGCAAGCGCTTTGGGAATAGTGCCAGGAGCTCAGTGGTGACAGGGTTCGCTGCCCTCTTCCCAGGCAACAACGGCACCACAGCCGCCCTGCTCTCCCAGGAGGAGGACCTGATGGACGAGGAGGGGGAGGGCGTCTCGGGCAGGGAGGCGGATGGGAGGGGTCGACTGCTGGGGGACagcgaggaagaggaggaggacgacCTGGCCTGTTCAGACATCTCCACCTCCAGCGGGGTGCTCCTGCCCCCCGGCCAACAGGTGTGCGTGTGTCCGCTCTGCAGCAAAGTCTTCCCGAGCCCCCACGTGCTGCAAGTGCACCTCAGCTCACACTTCAGAGAGAAGGACGGAGCTCGGTCCAAGCTGTCCCCCGACGGCTCGGTCCCCACGTGCATGCAGTGCAACAAGACCTTCTCCTGCATGTACACCCTGAAGCGCCACGAACGCACACACTCTGGCGAGAAGCCCTACACCTGTGGCCAGTGCGGCAAGAGCTTCCAGTACTCGCATAATTTGAGTCGGCACGCTGTAGTCCACACTCGTGAGAAGCCGCACGCCTGTAAGTGGTGTGAACGGCGCTTCACTCAGTCAGGGGACCTTTACCGCCACATCAGGAAGTTTCACTGCGGCCTTGTTAAGACTCTCTCCATCGGATGA
- the zbtb42 gene encoding zinc finger and BTB domain-containing protein 18.2 isoform X2, whose product MEFPDHSRQLLQCLSQQRHQGFLCDCTVLVGEARFKAHRAVLASCSMYFHLFYRDQLDKRDVVHLNNDIVTAPAFSLLLEFMYEGKLEFSTLPVEDVLAAASYLHMYDIVKVCKGKLKDKELSSLDERMEDSFGLGCLDKENSLDSELHSKQVIRRLPHTLSQGFIKAPPPDEFDMDKSEVRLSITDCDRSALSRQKANGHSGRSPDLVGVNYVSAEAEPCIQTAGKTKADVSSSTILLSQRSRASDDMDCALDLSFKPLSSRDPLHPSYVSGQLALDSQQQGTEPLVKDEHDLLSEQEDSEPMSPESKRFGNSARSSVVTGFAALFPGNNGTTAALLSQEEDLMDEEGEGVSGREADGRGRLLGDSEEEEEDDLACSDISTSSGVLLPPGQQVCVCPLCSKVFPSPHVLQVHLSSHFREKDGARSKLSPDGSVPTCMQCNKTFSCMYTLKRHERTHSGEKPYTCGQCGKSFQYSHNLSRHAVVHTREKPHACKWCERRFTQSGDLYRHIRKFHCGLVKTLSIG is encoded by the coding sequence ATGGAGTTCCCAGACCATAGCCGCCAGTTGCTGCAGTGTCTGAGTCAGCAGCGCCACCAAGGTTTCCTGTGTGACTGCACTGTTCTCGTTGGGGAGGCTCGGTTTAAAGCGCACAGAGCCGTGCTGGCCTCCTGCAGCATGTACTTCCATCTCTTCTACAGAGACCAGCTAGACAAAAGGGACGTTGTGCATCTCAACAATGACATTGTGACAGCCCCGGCTTTCAGTCTGCTCCTTGAATTCATGTATGAGGGGAAGTTGGAGTTCAGCACTCTGCCGGTGGAGGATGTCCTCGCGGCGGCCAGTTATCTCCACATGTATGACATAGTGAAAGTGTGCAAAGGTAAACTGAAGGATAAAGAGTTGTCCTCCCTGGATGAAAGGATGGAAGACAGTTTTGGACTTGGCTGTCTGGACAAGGAGAATTCCTTGGATAGCGAGCTGCACAGTAAGCAGGTCATCCGGCGACTGCCCCACACACTGTCTCAGGGGTTTATCAAGGCCCCCCCTCCAGATGAGTTTGACATGGACAAAAGCGAAGTCAGGCTGTCTATCACAGATTGTGATAGGTCTGCGCTGAGCAGGCAGAAGGCAAACGGTCACTCTGGCAGGTCCCCGGACCTTGTAGGTGTCAATTATGTGTCAGCAGAGGCCGAGCCCTGCATCCAAACAGCTGGAAAAACAAAAGCTGATGTCAGTAGTTCCACCATATTGCTGTCCCAGAGGTCCCGGGCTTCGGATGACATGGACTGTGCTCTGGATTTGTCTTTCAAGCCTCTGTCTAGCAGAGATCCCTTACACCCCTCCTACGTCTCGGGACAGCTGGCCCTCGACAGCCAGCAGCAGGGCACTGAGCCACTTGTTAAAGACGAACACGACTTGCTGTCAGAGCAGGAGGACAGTGAGCCGATGAGCCCTGAGAGCAAGCGCTTTGGGAATAGTGCCAGGAGCTCAGTGGTGACAGGGTTCGCTGCCCTCTTCCCAGGCAACAACGGCACCACAGCCGCCCTGCTCTCCCAGGAGGAGGACCTGATGGACGAGGAGGGGGAGGGCGTCTCGGGCAGGGAGGCGGATGGGAGGGGTCGACTGCTGGGGGACagcgaggaagaggaggaggacgacCTGGCCTGTTCAGACATCTCCACCTCCAGCGGGGTGCTCCTGCCCCCCGGCCAACAGGTGTGCGTGTGTCCGCTCTGCAGCAAAGTCTTCCCGAGCCCCCACGTGCTGCAAGTGCACCTCAGCTCACACTTCAGAGAGAAGGACGGAGCTCGGTCCAAGCTGTCCCCCGACGGCTCGGTCCCCACGTGCATGCAGTGCAACAAGACCTTCTCCTGCATGTACACCCTGAAGCGCCACGAACGCACACACTCTGGCGAGAAGCCCTACACCTGTGGCCAGTGCGGCAAGAGCTTCCAGTACTCGCATAATTTGAGTCGGCACGCTGTAGTCCACACTCGTGAGAAGCCGCACGCCTGTAAGTGGTGTGAACGGCGCTTCACTCAGTCAGGGGACCTTTACCGCCACATCAGGAAGTTTCACTGCGGCCTTGTTAAGACTCTCTCCATCGGATGA
- the siva1 gene encoding apoptosis regulatory protein Siva, translating into MPKRACPFPETFSSQYKIHVGPTELSKYGVFGNQYRQEIYDKTKNLLFVGAKAVTEKIWSGDDRQPTAHTDESLSNHSLLRGQTQIGQNGRLMRTSSTQAVPGASTGCCVCQKNHGSMTLCSQCDRRVCSSCTRQCSSCVNLCCSVCTIIDYSGRYDEVLCCGCST; encoded by the exons ATGCCTAAACGAGCCTGTCCTTTCCCCGAAACCTTCTCTTCTCAGTACAAAATACACGTTGGACCGACAGAGCTGAGTAAATATGGTGTATTTGGAAACCAATACAGACAGGAAATATACG ATAAGACCAAGAATTTGCTGTTTGTGGGTGCCAAGGCTGTGACTGAGAAAATCTGGTCAGGAGACGATCGGCAACCCacagcacacactgatgaaTCGTTGTCCAACCACTCACTGCTAAGAGGACAGACTCAAATTGGACAGAATGGACGACTGATGAGAACGAGCTCCACACAAG CTGTGCCAGGGGCTTCCACAggctgctgtgtgtgtcagaaGAACCACGGTTCAATGACATTGTGCTCACAGTGTGACCGTCGTGTCTGCTCCTCCTGTACTCGACAGTGCTCCAGCTGTGTCAACCTCTGCTGCTCCGTCTGCACCATCATTGA CTACAGCGGTCGTTACGATGAAGTACTTTGCTGCGGCTGCTCGACGTAA
- the adss1 gene encoding adenylosuccinate synthetase isozyme 1 gives MSLTWSAKDHKNSNQGAAATGQKRPRNEFGNKVTVVLGAQWGDEGKGKVVDLLATEADFVCRCQGGNNAGHTVVVDGKEYDFHLLPSGIINPKSISLIGNGVVIHLPGLFEEGDKNDKKGLKGWDKRLIVSDRAHIVFDFHQIVDGLQESERQAQEGKNIGTTKKGIGPAYSSKASRTGLRVCDLLGDFKDFSTRFKNLVRQYQSMYPSLEVDVEDQLKQLKEYAERLRPMVRDGVYYMYEALHGPPKKILVEGANAALLDIDFGTYPFVTSSNCTVGGVCTGLGIPPLNIGDVFGVSKAYTTRVGIGAFPTEQLNAVGELLQTRGHEVGVTTGRKRRCGWLDLVIVRYAHMINGFTAIALTKLDILDVLDEIKVGIAYKLNGKRIPHFPANMDVLHKVEVEYETFPGWKTDTSAARKWNDLPSKAQNYIRFIENHIGVPIKWVGVGKSRECMIQMF, from the exons ATGTCGCTCACCTGGTCCGCTAAAGACCACAAAAACTCCAACCAAGGGGCCGCCGCCACCGGACAGAAGCGGCCGCGTAACGAGTTTGGGAACAAAGTGACTGTGGTGCTCGGTGCTCAGTGGGGCGATGAGGGCAAAGGGAAAGTCGTTGATTTATTGGCCACTGAGGCGGACTTTGTGTGCAGATGTCAG GGAGGCAACAATGCTGGTCACACAGTGGTGGTGGATGGCAAAGAGTATGACTTCCACCTGCTCCCCAGTGGAATTATTAATCCCAAAAGCATATCCCTCATTG GTAATGGAGTAGTCATCCACCTTCCTGGTTTGTTTGAAGAGGGAgataaaaatgacaagaaag GTCTGAAAGGCTGGGACAAGAGACTGATTGTCTCAGACCGAGCTCACATTG TGTTTGATTTCCATCAAATAGTGGATGGCTTGCAGGAAAGTGAAAGACAAGCACAAGAAGGAAAAAA CATTGGAACAACAAAGAAAGGAATTGGACCTGCATACTCCAGCAAAGCCTCTCGCACTGGCCTTCGTGTTTGTGACCTTTTGGGCGACTTCAAGGATTTTTCTACCAG GTTTAAGAACCTTGTCCGCCAGTATCAGTCCATGTATCCTTCCTTGGAAGTCGATGTTGAGGACCAACTGAAACAACTTAAG GAATATGCTGAGAGATTGCGGCCAATGGTCAGAGACGGAGTGTATTACATGTACGAAGCTCTACATGGACCTCCGAAGAAAATCCTTGTTGAAGGAGCCAATGCTGCTCTGCTTGATATTGACTTTG GCACGTATCCCTTCGTTACATCGTCAAACTGCACTGTAGGAGGGGTGTGCACTGGTCTTGGCATTCCTCCACTCAACATTGGTGATGTGTTTGGTGTATCAAAGGCCTACACAACCCGAGTTGGAATTGGAGCCTTCCCCACAGAACAACTCAAT GCAGTGGGAGAGCTCCTGCAGACGAGGGGCCACGAGGTGGGTGTCACCACAGGAAGGAAGCGTCGATGCGGCTGGTTGGATCTGGTCATTGTCAGATATGCTCACATGATTAATGGCTTCACCGC CATTGCTTTGACGAAACTAGACATTCTAGATGTGCTGGATGAAATTAAAGTCGGAATTGCCTACAAACTGAATGGCAAGAGAATTCCTCATTTTCCAG CCAACATGGACGTATTGCACAAAGTGGAAGTTGAGTATGAGACGTTCCCTGGTTGGAAGACAGACACGTCCGCAGCCAGGAAGTGGAATGACCTTCCATCCAAGGCACAAAACTACATCCGCTTCATTGAGAACCACATCGGAGTCCCCA tcaagtGGGTCGGCGTCGGAAAGTCCAGAGAGTGCATGATCCAGATGTTCTAA